CAAACGTTAAACATTGAAAACATAACAATacgaaaacattcattcattcattcattcatcttccgagccgcttgatcctcactagggtcgcggggggtgctggagcctatcccagctgtcttcgggcagtaggcgggggacaccctgaatcggttgccagccaatcgcagggcacacagaaacgaacaaccattcgcactcacactcacacctagagacaatttagagtgttcaatcagcctgccacgcatgtttttggaatgtgggaggaaaccggagcacccggagaaaacaaaatgaattaaCAGTTAGTTTACTTTATTAAGCAATGAACTGATTGTATTTCTTAAACTCACATTGTTTAGAGTAACAAACTATTTTCTTGTGGGgcaatttcaaacacaaatataCATTTCAGTTTAAACTTAGTGTTTCTTAATAATGTTAAGCTTATATGCCACTCCTCTTGGCTGACGTACGGCGTAATGGAAGTTGAATAATTTCCAGCTTCCACTTCTGTTTAGCGAGTAGATTTCTGCTCCAGACCTGAAACACTGATTAATTTTCCTGCTCTTTTGCTGCACATAGTTGgatatgctatgctatgctatagCACTGTTCAAGCCACCCTTTGGTTAAAAGCATATGAAATTCCAGTGTCTCACAAttacatttcaatatttttgggcCGAGCAATTAGCGTAGCTTCGCCGTCTTTCCTCGTCATCCCTTCGTGAGAACAACACTTGTCAGAAATGTAGCTTATTCGGCGGCACGGAAGCAATGGAAACAACAACTCCGCAAAGTATTTTGCTGCACTAGTAGCTAGCTAAACCTTGTTGCTAGCTAGCTGATGTGGCATAAGTAGCACTGTGCTTGCTTCAACCTCTGACTACCGGCGGTAGATGACGTGAGTGCGTCCAGCAGTTGATTCTCAATTTTGCTATTCAGTGTGTTTTGGTGAAGCGGAGTAAGCAAAATTTGTCCTCACCAACTGCGATGTGAAACTCCTTACTTCAAGCCTTGAAATTTAATTAATCAGATTTCAATGCCTGGCTCAAATATACAATGGCAGGGCTCAGGACTCAAACTGACATCTCTCCAGTGAGTGTTTCACCTGTAAGAGGTCTTGAAGCTACCACCCCACATCCATTTGACCAAAATCCAAGTCCTCAAAGCCCAAACTAGCTACTACCGCTTTATTAAGTCAGATAGCTTTGCGTTGGTGAACTTGAGAGACCCCCTCATTCATGTCCTCATTAAAATGGAAGCAACCTTGTTTCCAGGTGCCACAGGAGGAACAGGAGTTTCTGGCCTGGCAGCAGGACCTGGAAAGTGACAGTAAATGTCCAACACTTGCCAGGCCAACAGTGTTCCGCTGGACCGGAAGCGCCAAAGAGGTCTTTGTGTCTGGCTCCTTTAACAACTGGTCCACCAAGATCCCTCTCAATAAAAGGTTGTATGTGAACCTTGCAGCTTGTTCGTGAGAAAAATGGAATGACTCTGTTGAAAATTACCTCTCACTCAGTAAGAACAACTTTGTGGCAATCATGGACCTGCCTGAGGGAGAACACCAGTACAAGTTTTGTGTAGACGGACAGTGGACGTTGGATCCAACAGGGGTGAGGAAATTGCTCTGATTTTGTTTGGACAGTATCAGTGAGGTCTTActgtgtcttgtttgttttattatgtTGTTGAAGTTTCCCACAGAGTATTAAAAAGTCTCAATACTAATGAATTTAGGAATTTGGAAATAATACCTTaaaacgttttgaaaaaaaGGCTTTATATCTGGGTCTTCAATTTTATGCTGTATGTAACTTCTTTGAGTACAACTTGTCCACAAAagtgtcatttgttgttttgattaaatAACAGCCCAAATAAGAAGGACTAAAATAAGCAAGGGTCACAATCTGTGGTCAAAACAGAACAACACTTTACTGAAGAGCATGCGCGACAACACCACCACACAGATGTAGATTTTACTTATTTAgtcagttagttttttttttacccaagcaGAGCTTAAAGACCTCCGTTAGCATGACGGAattctgtcatttaaaaaataaaaactgtcatGCTGAAAACATCCTGTTCCGCCACCAGTCAGAAGCCACACACATAGCTGCAGTTGGTTCTCTTGAGTATTCTACCCGGGCCCTCCGGCAGCAACAACAAACGCACTTACATCACTGACTGACCACTTGTGCGATCTGAAAGTCCAAGTGTGCAAGAGCCTGACCTTTCCCCAACCATGTCACACCAGTTTGTGGAACTAATCCAAGCATACGCTATTGATAAGAATGCACTGTTAAAACTATCCATATCCAGTACACGTGttgtatctttttccatttctctCCGGGAGAGGGACTTGTACCCATGCACCAGAATGCACAAAGtttgacccccaaaaaatctgtgaGGACCTCATTCTGATAGATGCTCACTATTTACTTAATGTGTCCATTACACATTTCTACCTttatatttgtgtttgaaaacCTCTCCCAATTTGGACAAGATCTATACTTGTCATGTGTGATTACGGCATTTAAAAAGAGTCAGTGTGCACCCCATTGCATTGAAAATGTTTGGTTAGTTGATCAcaggcattttgtttttctgtcaaactcttcttctccttttttttttaaattttattttattttatttattgattgattgattgattgattgattgattgattgattgttgcTTTAACCCCTGATCTAGCCACACATTTCACATTGGAGAAATGAGGAAATTTCAACACATTCTACAAAGCTTGATTGAGTAAAGAATCCTTTCACCTTTGACCCAAACCGATGGATAGTTGGGAATTTGAGGCTTTTTGTATCATATGTAAAGAAAAGATTTCAGCTAGGTACAATGAGCATTAAGACGTTTGAGTCCAATGCCAACTCATCCAAGCACataacccccccacctcccccaaatCGCTGGTGTTTTGCAATCTGCCTGTTGTGTCTGCTGCGCTGTGGTGGTGTTGCGCGAGTAGCCTATTCAATACGCTGCATTTTTGCATCCTCCACACATTCCACATTTCCACATTGGAGAAAAACATTAACACAAATTCAcagatctcttatttatttagttagttgtTTATTTATGCTGTGTTAAATTTAACGTGAACAATCTTGTGGGAACCCTGTTGTGCTTGTTGTTATTTCTTCCATTCcttaaaagaaaacaaggtACTATCGTTTTACATGAAAACTcacattttcaatgcatttcaGTATGTAACTTCTTGGTGCTCTCACAGGCTGTGATCACTACAAAAACCGGAACCGTTAATAACATAATCCAGGTGAAGACAACCGACTTTGAGGTCTTTGACGCCCTGCGAATTGACTCTCAAGATTCTGCAGACATCTCTGGTACGACTcacttttgcattttgttttgagaaACTCTTAATGTGCTAATTATTTTTCATCAGACTTGTCCAGTTCCCCTCCCGGTCCCTACCAGCAGGACGCCTACGTTGTGAAATCAGAAGACAAGCTCAAACATCCTCCTATCTTACCTCCACACTTGCTCCAAGTGCTGCTCAACAAAGACACAGGGATCTCGGTATGTCGCCCTCTTCGCCATTTATCATGTCAAACCTTTGTATTTAATCTGAGCTCAAGTCAATCGTCTTTTGGCCTTCCCCAGTGTGACCCAACGCTGCTTCCTGAGCCCAACCACGTGATGCTCAATCACCTATACGCCCTCTCCATCAAGGTAACCCGAACGTCATGTCCGCTTCGTCATTGTTGTTTGCATTAGCACACATTACAAAGAGCAAGAATGTGCAGCATCACAAAATTAGGGactgcacaatctaatgagattcactacaagAGAAATCCGTGTATAAAGATGTTAGGGCTGAATGGCTGGCATTGCCGGATGAGTAGCCAATAACAAAAATACGATATGTCTTGTTTTGTCCCAGGATGGCGTCATGGTTCTGAGCGCAACTCACAGATACAGAAAGAAGTATGTGACTACTCTTCTGTACAagcccatataatttatttgagTGGATTGTCATGGTGATGGTGTGGCCCCTTTATAATGCTGTTTTAAATTCAtaattgtatgttttatttcgttgttgttgtttttttaaatcacagtagGCCTCATTCATTAATAAATGCGTAGAAATGTTCTTACTCTACCAACAAGTTAAGTATACATAAAATCATTGTCAGATTTATGATTTGTGTGTACCGGCCCATTTTGTTTGCACCACCGTGCCTGTGTTGATTCATccaaattcattcaaattgaaggttctcagggcggcccggtagtccagtggttagcacgtcggcttcacagtgcagaggtaccgggttcgattcccgctccggcctccctgtgtggagtttgcatgttctccccgggcctgcgtgggttttctccgggtgctccggtttcctcccacattccaaaaatatgcatggcaggctgattgaacactctaaattgtccctaggtgtgagtgtgagtgcgaatggttgttcgtctctgtgtgccctgcgattggctggcaaccgattcagggtgtcccccgcctactgcccggagacagctgggataggctccagcaccccccgcgaccctagtgaggatcaagcggttaggaagatgaatgaatgaatgaatgaatgaatgaatgaatgaatgaatgaaggttcTCACTCTAATTTGCATATGGCCCGCCTTCATTTATTAATAATTATAAATGCAAATCAGTTTGGCGGCATCTCAGCCAATGCCAAAGGTGTATAAGACACAAGAGATGGCCCCAAAGTGTTCTGAACTTTCTTCATCATGATCCTGTTATTAAAAGGTTGGTTTCATCGTAAACCTTGCAGAACACAAAAACAGAGACAACATATCACAacacgtttttttgtgtgttcattaCGACTTGCTGTGTATCTTCCTGAATGTTTTATTCCAATTGCATCTGATTGCAATTTAGTTGAAGCATGACCAACAGATTATGCCGCCTGGTTAGCAGAGGTGTCGAAGTGAAAACCGTGCCACTGTTTGACTTTAGCCACAGCTTCCTCGTTCTTTCACTTTCCCGACCTGGATTTGACAACTTTGCTGGTCAGACATTCAATTACCATGTCGTTTTATTTTGGTGTGTGAAAATTCTTGTGGATTTCTTTATACCTTTCGTCTCTGTGAACCATATTTAATCCGAGTTGCCTCGAGTTTCAAACCAAAGAAATACAATTGCAAACACAGACATATGGGGACCAATAATTACGTTTCGATCCAATCTATCCTGATTCATTTGTAACAATtgttaggggttttttttactttgttttttttttttaaacttgtgtccaaatgataaataaatgtgCATTTTGGTAAGAGCAGTGGGGTGAAAACGTATTcctttattgattgtgttgctcAGTTTACACAGTGGACTTTTGGATCCAGGTTCTTGTTTTCAGGGTTGAAGTCGGCCCGCTCGAAGCAATGAGCTGCTATTCGATCGCACTCGCACACGGCCGCCTGGCACTTGTCATTCATTTCTACGGAGACACATGAGAAAGATGACGTCATGAATATCACAGTGCAAGTAAACTGCATCTATAGTTACATTGCGTCGTGGACAGTCGTACACACATTTTCTTAGCTTATTGAATATAATAACAATCTGGATTTGGGTCACAGACTCACCTGAGCAGGTGACTTGGTTATCTGAGCAGGTGAAATCATAAACCAGAACATATGGAAGATCAATAATGGCCGTACATCCAGGAATCTTTCTGCTTCTCTCATAGCATTTGTCGTGGACGTAACAACACCTGAAACGAAcgggtttgcatttttttcaacagaGTACAATTCAAATTCCAAGTTACAACTTGAATGCAGCTTTTGGCGTCTCCTCACATGTCCAAGTCATCCCGTGGGCTTCCTGTTCCCCCAAAGCCACACCAACAGCCATAATTGCTGTACTTCAGAGGGTTAACTCCTGGCTGAGCACACTCGATCATATCCCCAAACTGCCATAAGGCCTTGGGCAGTCGAGCCCCGCTGACCACACATGCTGGTCAACGGCGCAAAAGAATCAAGTTAAAAGTGAGCCATGTTCTTTGAAAGTGGCTTTGCGTTTTCAGAAGTCTCACCTGTGGCAAGCAGCAGTAGACGAGCTGTCAGGTTCATGGTTGCCTGCAGAGAAACAGGCAACATTGTCACGGCTTGTACTTATAGACCAGGAGGTGAGCTCGAGATAAGGAGTACATGGGGaggagtggatttttttttttgacttggaatttggataggctccagcaccccccgcgaccgtagtgacgatcaagcggctcggaagatgaatgaaggaatgaataTTGCTCAACACTCAAACATTTTGCCTTTGAATTATTGTTGTAGTAAGCCTGAATGAAGACACGGTTTCATTTGATGTGATGTAGTCACTCATGAATTATACTATTTGTCATTACCAAACACTGAAAGATTAATTTCTGTTCTAAGCATTTCCGTTATGTCCCTTGCTCATAATGTTTCAAGACGTAGACCCAAAAGGCCATCAGGATCTTAGAACTACGACTTTTCCAATGCCTGAATTCAATACTCTTTGGACAtattgtttctctctctctcttcttgcCATTCGACTGCACTTTTGCATTTTGGTCTTGCTTGACACAGCTGTGTAAACAGCAAACACTTGCTAGAATTCCCAAATCAATCCACCAAACAGCTCTGATAATGCTCAACTTAACTTAGCAGGAAAGGAAATTTAGTACAATATGTTAACATTTGAAGCGACTGAATGTGTCCATGTCACTTTTCAAAAGCTTCTACCAAACTCCAAACGGGAACTccattccatccattatccgagccgcttatcatctccagggttgcgggtgtgctcgatcttatcccagctgtctagaggcagtagacggggtacaacctgaaccgcttgccaaccgatcgcagggcacacgtagccaaaaaacccaacaacaacaacaaccacgcATACcggaggacaatttagagtgatcaattaaaCTACCGTGCATCTTTTGGGACGATGGGAAAACACTGCAGTACCTggtgaaaacacacaaaggcTGGAGCCTGATGATctcggcactgtgaggcagatgtgctttttttcccttggtGGTTTAATTAACGTGTCCCAATAAGACCCAATAAGTCCCTTAAGAGTTAATAGCAAACAGGACCAGATGGATAGATGCTCAAAGGGATCGGGAAGCCCTTAGCGACTGCAGTCCCACCAAGTCACACGATGTACAGTGAAATTATTTATATGATCAATTTTGTTCCAGGCAGCACGGGAGTTTAGCGGTTGACACATCTGCCTCTCAGTCGCAAGGTCCTGGGTTTGAAGCTTGGCTTAGTCCACCCAATGgggcgtttgcatgttgtcccacGTAAGCCTTGGTGTTCTCCAGGTACTTCTTCCCACGCATTCCAGAAACAAATTTGTTAGGTTCATAAAAGGCCCTAAATTGTCCATACAGTAGGTGTGAATGCTCACTATGTCCACTGGCAAAATCAGCTCAGgtaagctccagctcacctgtgaccctcatgaggacaaaTGGTGTCGAAAGTGGATGGTTGGAGGTTTGGTTCCGCTACGACTCGCAGCACAGTGTATTTGGGTGATTTTATGAGGAAATTTCTGCTTATAAAATGTCTTTTGTAAGGTTGAATCTTTCACAaccactttgttacagctgcagctgttgtgaaagcactgtataaaaatatttttttgtaataaaaagACACCCATGTCATCTCATTATATTCAACAGAGACGTTGGACATGCAATATGCTTTattgatgaaaatgtttgaaaacaaacaaaaaatactctCTGTCATGTGATATGTAAGACTCATATGCGCATTTCACATATGTAGTTATATGATATGTTGCAGTCGGCGTCATTCCACCGCCGGCGTACGCGGACATCGGTAGCATGGAATTGCCCGCAGTCCTCACCGTTTTTTCTGAAGGCCCAGTTGTCAGGCTGATCCACGTCCCAGAACCTCagaacacacacagaaagcaaAATCATGAATCGTGTGATTGTGCTTTCAAAGGCCCTCACAACTGACATTTACTTTGGGGTTTTATCGTAGTCAGTTCCATCCACCCAACTCCACTCTCCCTCGTGAGCTCGTTCCACCAGCCCAATCCAGTATTTATACGTGATTTCAGAAATTTCTGAAAGATAGTCCTACAGTAAACGATAACATGATAATTTGTTAATTCCGTTTATGCTGTGGAGATGCTCAATGAAAGAGCTGGACATGAAGCTCACCAATTCATCCACACCATTCACAACCACCAGATGTGCTGCATGTGAAAGGCACTGCTGCTCAGCTTTGCTCCAGGTGGCGGTGGTGCTAGACAGCAAGTAGCAGCTGGTTTGGAACGCCGCCCAACCCTCCTTACATGCTCCTGGGTTGATGCAGAGTATTTATAAACCAACGGCGGTGGCGCCACCACCCCATACAACCCCCATCAACTATTGCGGTTCGGCACATGATGGCCATCCATGcagtgcagccaagagaaatACTGCAAAGCTGAAAATAGACTATTGGGATAAATACAACTAAGTCAGCCTTTTGACCGAATTTAACTTGCATAGGCTTCAACTCCCTGgtaccctgaacaggataagcgaTACAGAAAAGGGATGAATAGATGTTATTGAGAAACCTCAAAGTTTACCTCTAACTGGGACACGTTTTTCTAAATGAACATCTTGTATAGTTGTCCCATCACCTTCAATTGGGAAGTAAAACAAATAATtagtataatatataataatttaaaataatgctaCAACATTAGAAGTCAGTCTTTACTTCCTTACCTGAGGCATGGTGGCTGAGTCTTTCCAAGTGAAGTTTGATGTCAGTGATTTCCATATTTATCTGTGAGACTTCAAGCAGAGGAAACCATAGTAACACACATATTTATTACTGTAAGGCTTTGCTAGAATATTACTGAACAGCAATGACTTTATAAGACATACATTTGATCCCAGTTACCATCAGTTGAATTAAAAGCAGGGCAACAAGGATGCCATAGAGGGCATATAGCAATATCCTCCTGATACCTATAAATGACAGATGACATTTATAGAACATAGAAACCTCTGGAATTATTTAATCATAAACCTTGGAATATATTCTACCTTTGTCCAAAGTCACATTCTGATCTGCAAGGTCAAATCTCTCAGAGGTTGACTCAAACTGGTTGTACCGAGCTTCCATCACTTGAAAAACATGTTCATGTTCATTTTCACTGACACATTCTTAATCGCAGTATCACAATACAGTATGCTAATATTGAACATGTTAATGAGAGCAAAAGCACTATTAATTTAGCAACATGTCATGGAAACATTTACCAATTAATTCTAAACTACAttaaaaaactaattaaatTGTATCCACATTCACTGAGTATCTTTAAATAGACCTAATAACTACGAAGATAATTCACAAAAAAGCGTTTCTATTCTTTATGCAAACAAATTCCCAACGCGCAGATGTACTTacccaacaaaaatatattttttcgtgAATCTTagacaaatagaaaatgtaCTATTGTACAGCATTGCCAGGTTGGACTCTGACCACGAGGACACAGAAAATCCTCCCCTTTTAAGTAAAGTCAGCCAGTATTGATCTGCTTGTATGGTAGGGGGCTCGTAATAAGTCATGAAAACTTTCTTAACGCtgttattaattcatt
This sequence is a window from Hippocampus zosterae strain Florida chromosome 6, ASM2543408v3, whole genome shotgun sequence. Protein-coding genes within it:
- the LOC127601909 gene encoding C-type lectin domain family 4 member E-like produces the protein MEARYNQFESTSERFDLADQNVTLDKGIRRILLYALYGILVALLLIQLMVTGIKFSQINMEITDIKLHLERLSHHASGDGTTIQDVHLEKRVPVRGACKEGWAAFQTSCYLLSSTTATWSKAEQQCLSHAAHLVVVNGVDELDYLSEISEITYKYWIGLVERAHEGEWSWVDGTDYDKTPKFWDVDQPDNWAFRKNGEDCGQFHATDVRVRRRWNDADCNISYNYICEMRI
- the pla2g1b gene encoding phospholipase A2 codes for the protein MLPVSLQATMNLTARLLLLATACVVSGARLPKALWQFGDMIECAQPGVNPLKYSNYGCWCGFGGTGSPRDDLDMCCYVHDKCYERSRKIPGCTAIIDLPYVLVYDFTCSDNQVTCSEMNDKCQAAVCECDRIAAHCFERADFNPENKNLDPKVHCVN
- the prkab1b gene encoding 5'-AMP-activated protein kinase subunit beta-1b; protein product: MGNSSSDRASGGQSERGKEARPNILIDSTEDADIFQREDAKVPQEEQEFLAWQQDLESDSKCPTLARPTVFRWTGSAKEVFVSGSFNNWSTKIPLNKSKNNFVAIMDLPEGEHQYKFCVDGQWTLDPTGAVITTKTGTVNNIIQVKTTDFEVFDALRIDSQDSADISDLSSSPPGPYQQDAYVVKSEDKLKHPPILPPHLLQVLLNKDTGISCDPTLLPEPNHVMLNHLYALSIKDGVMVLSATHRYRKKYVTTLLYKPI